One genomic window of Anthonomus grandis grandis chromosome 3, icAntGran1.3, whole genome shotgun sequence includes the following:
- the LOC126734638 gene encoding uncharacterized protein LOC126734638, whose product MGALTVLKMPTEHWDALICHIVTGHATKNCRSSGCRKCGQFHHTLLHFNGTDSGTVQTNNNNTSTSSYSNSTETDLKDVATTSLSTHVMHTPLIYSPCSLVVNEKRNSNSVLLSTAIIKVFDTTDKSHLCRVLLDSGSQSNFISERLCNLLQLPIENIKHSITGISQKIETINSRVFAKVQSNFSNFEANISCLVLKSITGNIPAISFDSSLLHIPKNIALADPDFSSAKPIDLLLGADIFWELIHIGQIKLGRGLPVLQKTHFGWIISGPLQTNLSSSLCSKTQCFFTTSIDNQLTKFWEVEEFPKTKYLSPEETFCEEHFSQHISRAPNGKFVVHLPLKDSIDRLGDSKLTATSRFLNLEGKLNKSPDLKRTYQDFITEYEELGHMTLSENQNDTSGYFLPHHCVLKLSSTTTKLRVVFDASFLSGDIEKMYRQVYVAPECRKLQRILWRANINEPILTYDLSTVTYGTASAAFLATRSLQEVGKIHAKDCPRISNIIQRDFHVDDLLTGAQTVDKLRQIKEDIHDLLMKTQLVELNNLKIPRLTLCGNPIELQLHGFSDAAEPGYGACVYLCSKDSLGNFSSKLLCAKTRVSPLKELTIPRLELCAALLLAELAKTVLASIPSTLDSKHYWCDSTIVLAWIRSSPHRLKTFIANRIAQIQSITNIDEWRYIRTADNPADLLTRGIPPLSLLNSTLWFYGPPWLTEDEWPTDIVDLSNIDTPELRNVTSFHVSIEKHTNNDLLTLIDKFSNLTKLVRTFAFVLRFKNILKLKSKSDFFNRELSTLEIENSLNTLVSLVQASTFSEEFKALKNNNKVFNKSKFLTLNPFFDHTLNLIRVGGRLQQSNYEYQKKHPIVLPPKHRLSLLIAHSEHIKLLHAGPQLTLASLRESFWPINGRNLIKKVYHECLTCFRFVAKSTKYLMGNLPKTRITPSRPFSVSGVDYAGPFSLRDRTGRNFRTNKAYIAFFVCFATKAIHLELVSDLTSECFLAALYRFMSRRGKCIQIYSDQGTTFVGALNELNAFLKEHSSTISDKLANQGKQWNFIPPRAPHFGGLWESSVKSVKYHLKRVVGSLSLTFEDFSTIITQIKACLNSRPLCPLSDNPNDPNPLTPAHFLIGEPLTTCPQVDLLGVAENRLSKYQHRQQMVQHFWSRWGQGMHCRTPDTYEMEAELPAAPETRRSCAHHGGWITTIKMANWPSGTNISWRRWYYPNSISEDCCWRV is encoded by the exons ATGGGCGCCTTGACGGTTTTAAAGATGCCCACAGAACATTGGGATGCCTTAATCTGTCATATTGTGACAG GCCACGCAACTAAAAACTGTAGGTCGTCTGGATGTAGAAAATGTGGACAATTCCATCATACCCTTCTACATTTCAACGGAACCGATTCTGGGACTGtacaaaccaataataataacacatCCACCTCTTCTTATTCCAACAGCACTGAGACTGACTTAAAAGACGTAGCCACAACCTCTTTGTCTACACATGTGATGCACACTCCTCTTATATACTCACCTTGTAGTTTAGTGGTAAATGAAAAACGTAATTCAAATTCTGTATTATTATCCACTGCTATCATCAAAGTTTTTGACACTACAGATAAGTCACACTTGTGTAGAGTACTCCTAGACAGTGGAAGCCAATCCAATTTCATTTCAGAAAGACTTTGCAACTTGTTACAACTtcctattgaaaatattaaacattctaTCACTGGTATCAGTCAGAAAATTGAAACCATAAATTCTAGAGTTTTTGCTAAAGTCCAATCCAATTTTTCTAACTTTGAGGCGAATATATCGTGTCTTGTACTTAAATCTATAACTGGAAATATTCCAGCTATATCCTTTGACTCCAGTTTATTGCATATTCCCAAAAATATTGCATTGGCTGACCCCGATTTCAGCTCTGCAAAACCTATTGACTTACTGCTCGGAGCAGACATTTTCTGGGAACTGATCCATATTGGTCAAATAAAATTGGGTCGAGGACTTCCAGTTTTGCAAAAGACACATTTTGGATGGATTATTTCTGGTCCTTTACAAACTAATCTTAGTTCAAGCCTTTGCTCAAAGACACAGTGCTTTTTTACAACTTCAATTGACAATCAGCTAACTAAATTTTGGGAAGTAGAGGAATTtcctaaaactaaatacttATCACCAGAGGAAACCTTTTGCGAGGAACATTTCTCTCAGCACATTTCTAGAGCCCCTAATGGTAAATTTGTAGTACATCTTCCTCTTAAGGACTCCATTGATCGTCTTGGGGACTCGAAGTTGACAGCTACAAGtcgttttttaaatcttgaaggGAAACTGAATAAAAGCCCTGATTTAAAACGTACTTATCAAGATTTTATAACAGAATATGAAGAACTCGGTCACATGACCCTATCTGAGAATCAAAATGATACTTCTGGGTATTTTTTACCGCACCACTGTGTGCTTAAATTAAGCTCCACTACAACTAAACTACGGGTCGTTTTCGATGCTTCCT TTCTCAGTGGTgacattgaaaaaatgtatcGACAGGTCTATGTAGCCCCTGAATGTCGTAAACTTCAGAGAATTCTTTGGCGTGCTAATATTAATGAGCCGATTTTAACTTACGATTTGTCCACCGTTACATACGGTACAGCCTCTGCTGCATTTCTGGCTACTAGATCTTTGCAGGAAGTAGGTAAAATACATGCTAAAGACTGTCCAAGGATTTCTAACATAATACAGCGTGATTTTCACGTTGATGATCTTTTAACCGGCGCACAAACAGTCGATAAACTTAGACAAATTAAAGAAGACATCCATGATCTTCTTATGAA GACACAACTTGTGGAAttgaataatcttaaaataccAAGACTAACTCTTTGCGGTAATCCTATTGAGCTGCAATTACATGGCTTCTCTGATGCTGCGGAGCCAGGTTATGGTGCCTGCGTGTACCTTTGTTCAAAGGATTCGTTAGGCAATTTTTCGTCTAAACTACTCTGTGCAAAAACTAGAGTCTCTCCACTTAAAGAATTGACTATTCCTAGGCTCGAGCTTTGTGCAGCATTACTCTTAGCAGAACTAGCTAAAACTGTGTTAGCTTCAATACCCTCTACTTTGGACTCGAAGCACTACTGGTGTGACTCTACAATAGTACTTGCCTGGATTAGATCATCTCCTCATCGTCTAAAgacatttattgctaatcgaatAGCTCAAATTCAATCCATAACTAATATTGATGAATGGAGATATATTAGAACCGCAGACAATCCAGCTGATCTACTTACTAGAGGAATTCCACCTTTAAGCTTGTTAAATTCTACTTTATGGTTTTATGGACCTCCTTGGCTCACTGAAGATGAGTGGCCAACCGACATAGTAGATTTATCAAATATTGATACTCCTGAATTACGAAATGTCACTTCTTTTCATGTGTCAATCGAAAAACATACCAATAATGACTTACTTActttaattgacaaattttctaATCTAACTAAACTGGTTCGTACTTTTGCCTTTGTGCTACGCTTTAAAAACatccttaaattaaaatctaaatctgacttttttaatagagaGCTTTCAACTCTGGAAATTGAGAATTCTTTGAATACACTTGTCAGCTTGGTACAAGCTTCGACATTTTCTGAAGAATTTAAAGCACTGAAGAATAATAATAAGGTCTTTAATAAATCCAAATTCCTTACCTTGAATCCCTTCTTTGACCACACTCTTAATCTTATTCGAGTTGGGGGTCGTTTGCAACAATCTAATTATGAATATCAAAAGAAACACCCTATAGTTTTACCCCCTAAACATAGACTTTCACTTTTGATCGCACATTCTGAACATATTAAGCTACTTCATGCTGGTCCACAACTTACATTGGCATCACTTCGTGAAAGCTTCTGGCCAATCAATGGCAGgaacttaattaaaaaggttTACCATGAATGTTTAACTTGTTTTCGATTTGTTGCAAAATCGACAAAGTACCTTATGGGTAATTTACCCAAGACACGAATTACACCCTCTAGACCCTTTTCTGTGTCCGGTGTTGACTACGCAGGGCCCTTCTCCCTTAGGGATCGCACAGGACGTAATTTTAGAACTAACAAGGCATACATAGCATTCTTTGTGTGTTTTGCTACCAAGGCTATTCACCTAGAGCTAGTAAGTGATCTTACTAGCGAATGTTTCTTAGCCGCTTTGTACAGATTCATGTCACGAAGAGGCAAGTGCATACAAATTTATTCTGATCAAGGGACAACATTCGTGGGtgcattaaatgaattaaatgcgTTTCTCAAAGAACACTCTTCTACTATTTCAGATAAATTAGCAAATCAAGGTAAACAATGGAATTTTATACCGCCTCGCGCTCCACACTTTGGTGGGCTTTGGGAGTCCAGCGTTAAATCGGTAAAGTATCATCTTAAGCGTGTAGTTGGTAGTTTATCATTAacttttgaagatttttctacAATAATTACTCAAATAAAAGCCTGTTTAAACTCCAGACCCTTATGTCCTCTTTCTGATAATCCGAATGATCCAAATCCTCTCACTCCTGCGCACTTTCTTATTGGTGAACCATTGACGACGTGCCCACAAGTTGATCTACTGGGAGTAGCAGAGAACAGACTATCAAAATACCAACATAGGCAACAAATGGTGCAACATTTTTGGTCTCGTTGGGGTCAAGGAATGCATTGCAGAACTCCAGATACGTACGAAATGGAAGCAGAATTACCCGCAGCTCCTGAAACTAGGCGTTCTTGTGCTCATCATGGAGGATGGATTACCACCATTAAAATGGCGAACTGGCCGAGTGGTACAAATATTTCCTGGAGGAGATGGTATTATCCGAACAGTATTAGTGAGGACTGCTGCTGGCGAGTATAA